One Spiroplasma endosymbiont of Dioctria linearis DNA segment encodes these proteins:
- a CDS encoding PTS transporter subunit EIIB, with product MIKKKYIQSVQDIFKYLGGYENINYFTHCMTRMRFHLNDWNIINEEELGLNQHVTGIKKNKGGDEYQIIIGMDVAEFYETFCEINGYDLDGRTLLLKSTNSKDMDFKTKQLEEIKQIKGKFRVKGFTNKCLSFISKVFSPIVYPLIGYGLLLTIWSLMTVEWNGDGTSLANSVHFFGQFASILNILTSTFSLFITVAVSYTVFKAMKCSSIYGILIGVVLTAPGLVTMGAVEVKEGQTILSQYPGWTLFGKGIVYPWKINFNGLMVPMIGVAIFGAYMERWASKISNTTAKNILSPILIIGVTFIFAIFIVAPIGLLFTNYLSISVNWLSTNGIAKYIALPLLGALYGPLVITGLHHSLTPIILQGQSAYGATIIQGLCTLSNVSQGVATIAFVILNKRIRQLKELGVSNGVSAIVGGITEPSLFTVNLKHLYPLIACSIGVFCGSLILVASNTFALQGANSIFGLLMFQHKAPSATGVSTWIGGGFLWGGISIAISCIVTFIITLLLGKIRFFQNRTRDLLLEEYNEDLNELKLITKTEFKEIIKKEQESKKTLKQQILFEKSNKRTNK from the coding sequence ATGATTAAGAAGAAATATATTCAATCAGTTCAAGATATTTTTAAATACTTAGGTGGCTATGAAAATATAAATTATTTTACTCATTGTATGACAAGAATGAGATTTCATTTAAATGATTGGAATATAATTAATGAAGAAGAATTAGGATTAAATCAACATGTAACAGGGATCAAAAAAAATAAGGGTGGTGATGAATACCAAATTATAATTGGTATGGACGTTGCTGAATTTTATGAAACGTTTTGTGAAATAAATGGTTATGACCTTGATGGTAGAACTTTATTATTAAAATCAACTAATTCAAAGGATATGGATTTTAAAACAAAACAACTTGAAGAGATAAAACAAATTAAAGGTAAATTTAGAGTAAAAGGGTTTACTAATAAATGTCTCTCTTTTATTAGTAAAGTATTTTCACCAATAGTATATCCCTTAATTGGTTATGGACTATTATTAACAATTTGATCATTGATGACAGTTGAATGAAATGGAGATGGAACTTCATTAGCTAATAGTGTTCATTTCTTTGGTCAATTTGCAAGTATTCTTAATATTTTAACTAGTACTTTTTCATTATTTATTACAGTAGCAGTTAGTTACACTGTTTTTAAGGCAATGAAATGTAGTTCAATTTATGGAATACTTATTGGAGTTGTATTAACAGCTCCAGGATTAGTAACAATGGGAGCTGTTGAAGTTAAAGAAGGACAAACTATTTTGTCACAATATCCTGGATGGACATTATTTGGTAAAGGTATAGTATATCCATGAAAAATAAACTTCAATGGATTAATGGTACCAATGATTGGTGTAGCTATTTTTGGAGCTTATATGGAAAGATGAGCATCTAAAATATCAAACACTACTGCTAAAAATATTTTAAGTCCAATTCTTATAATAGGTGTAACATTTATATTTGCAATATTTATTGTGGCTCCAATTGGATTATTATTTACAAATTACTTATCTATTTCAGTTAATTGATTAAGTACAAATGGAATTGCAAAATATATTGCTTTACCACTTTTGGGAGCACTATATGGTCCTCTTGTAATAACAGGTTTACATCATTCTTTAACTCCAATTATATTGCAAGGGCAATCAGCTTATGGAGCAACTATTATTCAAGGTTTATGTACGTTATCAAATGTATCTCAAGGCGTAGCTACAATAGCATTTGTAATATTGAATAAAAGAATTAGACAGTTAAAAGAGTTGGGAGTTTCAAATGGAGTGTCTGCTATTGTTGGGGGAATTACGGAGCCATCTTTATTTACAGTAAATTTAAAGCACTTATATCCTTTAATTGCTTGTTCAATTGGAGTATTTTGTGGAAGCTTAATTCTGGTTGCTTCTAATACTTTTGCCTTGCAAGGAGCTAATTCAATATTTGGTTTGTTAATGTTTCAACATAAAGCTCCAAGTGCAACAGGCGTGAGTACTTGAATTGGAGGAGGATTTCTTTGAGGGGGAATTTCAATCGCAATTAGTTGTATTGTCACTTTTATAATAACTTTACTATTAGGAAAAATTAGATTCTTTCAAAATAGAACTCGTGATCTTTTGTTAGAAGAATATAATGAAGATTTAAATGAATTAAAATTAATAACTAAAACTGAATTTAAAGAAATAATCAAAAAAGAACAAGAATCTAAAAAAACTTTAAAGCAACAAATTTTATTTGAAAAAAGTAATAAAAGGACTAATAAATAA
- a CDS encoding glycoside hydrolase family 1 protein has translation MFHNNVGPNVTCDITRHYKEDIKMFKEIGFDSLRTGFSWARLFPDGKTLDLQAVKFYHDYINEYKKNNIKIIMTLFHFDMPLWAHQKGGWASREVIDSFVQYCEFIFQEYHDSVDSYVTFNEPLVPVYEGYLNDKHYPALDDPKQAVQQAYGIFLAHSKVLLVFRKYRLKAQIGLVFNWNYTYAFSNSDEDQEGAKIYDAYVNRGPLNIMFNGVIDPILIKTLKQYSILPNYSNEELEIIKQTKIDFLGINYYFPCRVKVQSNHKERWIMDKFIIDIPKEAKINPHRGWEIYPEALYEIGMEIKEKYNNIAWYIAENGMGVENEDRFRDEQGIINDDYRIEFLQDHLSQIKRAIDNGSNCFGYHIWAALDCWSFRNAFKNRYGLIEVNLQDQSRKFKKSAFWYKKLIENKEG, from the coding sequence TTATTTCACAATAATGTTGGACCTAATGTAACATGTGATATTACAAGACATTATAAAGAAGATATCAAAATGTTTAAAGAGATTGGTTTTGATTCATTAAGAACGGGATTTTCTTGAGCAAGATTATTTCCAGACGGTAAAACACTCGATTTACAAGCAGTTAAGTTTTATCACGATTATATTAATGAATATAAAAAGAATAACATCAAAATAATTATGACTTTATTTCACTTTGATATGCCACTTTGAGCCCATCAAAAAGGAGGGTGAGCTTCAAGAGAAGTAATTGACTCTTTTGTTCAATATTGTGAATTTATTTTTCAAGAGTATCATGATAGTGTTGACTCTTATGTGACATTTAATGAGCCCTTAGTTCCTGTATATGAAGGTTATTTAAATGATAAGCATTATCCCGCTTTGGATGACCCTAAACAAGCTGTACAGCAAGCATATGGAATATTTTTAGCGCATTCTAAAGTGCTACTAGTTTTTAGAAAATATAGATTAAAAGCTCAAATTGGATTGGTTTTTAATTGAAATTATACTTATGCTTTTTCTAATTCTGATGAAGATCAAGAAGGGGCTAAGATTTATGATGCATATGTTAATAGGGGACCTTTAAATATTATGTTTAATGGTGTAATTGACCCCATTTTAATAAAAACTTTGAAGCAATATTCAATTTTACCTAATTATAGTAATGAGGAATTAGAAATAATTAAACAAACTAAAATAGATTTTCTAGGAATAAATTATTATTTCCCTTGTAGAGTAAAAGTTCAAAGTAATCACAAGGAAAGATGAATTATGGATAAATTTATTATTGATATTCCAAAGGAAGCTAAAATAAATCCTCATAGAGGATGGGAAATATATCCTGAAGCTCTTTATGAAATTGGAATGGAGATTAAAGAAAAATATAACAATATTGCTTGATATATTGCAGAAAATGGTATGGGTGTTGAAAATGAAGATAGATTTAGAGATGAACAAGGAATAATAAATGATGATTATCGAATTGAGTTTTTACAAGACCATCTCAGTCAAATTAAAAGAGCAATTGATAACGGTTCAAATTGTTTTGGTTATCATATTTGAGCTGCCTTAGACTGTTGAAGTTTTAGAAATGCATTTAAAAACAGATATGGCTTAATTGAGGTTAATTTACAAGATCAGAGCAGAAAATTTAAAAAATCGGCTTTTTGATATAAGAAATTAATTGAGAATAAGGAAGGATAA
- the plsY gene encoding glycerol-3-phosphate 1-O-acyltransferase PlsY, with product MTLGIILGTFITSIFAYLLGSFSFSIAIVKWKTNKDVREQGSKNAGATNASRMIGKKWGVVIMLLDSFKIFLAVLLAFLISLIPTGTTEIFKNTILIIPGFFALVGHCWPVYYKFKGGKAVSCFLGLMLVANFLVGLIFFTIWLILVLVSKKVSIGSIFATILAAALMWIPQLSGLNYFSINGNDFENAFPFVWYNRFHLVNGSPMDSFLVINLVVTFAALILLARHYQNIIRLIKGTEPAFLGKKKIKSNKNGIEVNELDKKNENTKKIIINESNSKEKKQIKNSKNKK from the coding sequence ATGACTTTAGGAATTATTTTAGGAACTTTTATAACTTCCATTTTCGCATATCTCTTAGGAAGTTTTTCTTTTTCAATTGCTATTGTAAAATGAAAAACCAATAAGGATGTTAGAGAACAAGGAAGCAAAAATGCAGGTGCAACTAACGCAAGTCGTATGATTGGTAAAAAATGAGGTGTTGTAATTATGCTACTAGACTCCTTTAAAATATTTTTAGCAGTCCTTCTTGCATTTTTAATTAGCTTAATACCAACTGGTACAACTGAAATTTTTAAAAATACAATTTTAATTATTCCAGGTTTCTTTGCTTTAGTTGGGCATTGTTGACCAGTTTACTACAAATTCAAAGGTGGTAAAGCTGTAAGTTGCTTTTTAGGTTTAATGTTAGTTGCTAATTTTCTTGTAGGTTTAATATTCTTTACAATATGATTAATTTTAGTATTAGTTTCAAAAAAAGTAAGTATTGGTTCTATTTTTGCAACAATTTTAGCTGCAGCATTAATGTGAATTCCTCAACTTTCTGGATTAAATTATTTTTCAATTAATGGTAATGACTTTGAAAATGCATTTCCATTTGTTTGATATAATAGATTTCACTTAGTTAATGGCTCACCAATGGATAGTTTCTTAGTAATAAACTTAGTTGTAACTTTTGCAGCGCTTATTCTATTGGCAAGACATTATCAAAATATTATTAGACTAATTAAAGGTACTGAGCCTGCATTTTTGGGAAAAAAGAAAATTAAGTCAAATAAAAATGGCATTGAAGTAAATGAATTAGATAAAAAGAATGAAAATACAAAAAAAATTATTATAAATGAATCTAATTCCAAGGAAAAAAAACAGATTAAAAATTCAAAAAATAAAAAATAA
- a CDS encoding MBL fold metallo-hydrolase, whose protein sequence is MIQVFTCKKFKRVNAFLLHNEEKKGVLFDTAYESYKDIIKFVDNNNIQITDIFITHGHFPHFYGINEISKSQNNPNVFIGKEDLLNLFDPIKNMSNYFEGVNKCILEPIKNLKVISQDGKVNLNGYDIEIFKKNCHTEGSLIISVPQEKLLFTGDFILKDETYLVDGLLQLNNENEKLILETFNWLISNFNKDFKVFTGHYDYGFKINNILEDKDAKLLRKYISK, encoded by the coding sequence ATGATACAAGTTTTTACTTGTAAAAAATTTAAAAGGGTAAATGCATTTTTATTACACAATGAAGAAAAAAAGGGTGTATTATTTGATACAGCGTATGAATCTTATAAAGATATAATAAAATTTGTGGATAACAATAATATTCAAATAACAGATATTTTTATAACACATGGTCATTTTCCCCATTTTTATGGAATAAATGAAATCTCAAAAAGTCAAAATAATCCTAATGTTTTTATTGGAAAAGAGGATCTATTAAATCTTTTTGACCCAATAAAAAATATGAGTAATTATTTTGAAGGTGTTAATAAATGTATATTAGAACCTATAAAAAATTTAAAAGTAATATCACAAGATGGAAAAGTTAATTTAAATGGATATGATATTGAAATATTTAAAAAGAATTGTCATACAGAAGGTTCTTTAATTATTTCAGTACCACAAGAAAAATTATTATTTACAGGTGATTTCATTCTTAAAGATGAAACTTATTTAGTTGATGGATTATTGCAACTAAATAATGAAAATGAAAAGTTAATTTTAGAGACTTTTAACTGATTAATAAGTAATTTTAATAAAGATTTTAAAGTTTTTACTGGTCATTATGATTATGGTTTTAAAATAAATAATATTTTAGAAGATAAAGATGCCAAACTTTTAAGAAAATATATATCAAAATAG
- a CDS encoding YneF family protein, whose translation MGTIVWWGALLIAIATAIVGGIIGFIITRKVIQKQLRENPPINENQIRAMYRSMGRKPTESDIKKTMNAVKRGK comes from the coding sequence ATGGGAACTATAGTATGATGAGGTGCATTATTAATAGCAATAGCTACTGCTATTGTTGGGGGAATAATTGGTTTTATAATAACAAGAAAAGTTATTCAAAAACAATTAAGAGAAAATCCACCAATTAATGAAAATCAAATTAGAGCTATGTACAGAAGTATGGGAAGAAAACCAACTGAAAGTGATATTAAAAAAACTATGAATGCTGTTAAAAGAGGAAAGTAG
- the tkt gene encoding transketolase produces the protein MNKDNKNLNALRILGIEAVNKANSGHPGIVLGASPIVFTLFTKLMNLNPKNPSWFNRDRFVLSAGHGSALLYSALHLSGFDLSIEDMKKFRQLNSKTPGHPEFGHTQGVEATTGPLGQGFAMGVGMALAESHLAGKYNTKDFDIVNHFTYVLCGDGDLQEGVCHEAISFAGRYKLNKLIVLHDSNDIQLDAPVELAQSEDISLKFKAAGWNTLHVKNGEDLKEIEKAILIAQQSDKPTYIEVKTIIGIGATNQGTTKVHGAPLGTDIETVKSYFNWKEEEFKVPQEVYNFWKENVLSRGVKSEQEWSSKFAKYQAKNPKLAQELINSINKEWNIDLKELQALNKNVEQATRVSSGEVFNYLSKNITSIIGGSADLCESTKIKGADGNYDFNNLSARNIMYGVREFAMCAINNGIALHGGLLPVASGFFVFADYLKPALRMSAIMKVQTLSIFTHDSVAVGEDGPTHQPIEQLAMLRSIPNLSLYRPCDMAETIASYYSALNNKNIPSVIVATRQNLKELDHNKNIIEDVKKGAYILSETKNANVTLIASGSEVALAMDVKSILETKGHKVNVVSMPNMNEFIKQSKKYQDTIINRSTQRFSIELSTTFGWHKFLGDNGKAYGIDTFGYSAPFNDVIKEIKFTSQDIAKDILTILK, from the coding sequence ATGAATAAAGACAATAAAAATCTAAATGCTCTAAGAATTTTAGGGATAGAAGCTGTTAATAAAGCAAATTCAGGTCACCCCGGAATAGTTTTAGGAGCAAGTCCAATAGTATTTACTTTGTTTACAAAACTTATGAATTTAAATCCTAAAAATCCATCTTGATTTAATAGAGATAGATTTGTTTTAAGTGCAGGTCATGGGAGTGCATTACTTTACAGTGCACTACATTTATCAGGATTTGATTTATCAATAGAGGATATGAAAAAATTCCGTCAATTAAATTCAAAAACACCAGGTCACCCTGAATTTGGTCATACTCAAGGAGTTGAAGCAACAACTGGACCATTAGGGCAAGGTTTTGCTATGGGAGTGGGGATGGCATTAGCAGAGAGTCATTTAGCAGGAAAGTATAATACAAAAGATTTTGATATTGTTAATCATTTTACTTATGTTTTATGTGGTGATGGTGATTTACAAGAAGGTGTGTGTCATGAAGCAATAAGTTTTGCAGGAAGATATAAATTAAATAAGTTAATTGTCTTACATGATTCAAATGACATTCAATTAGATGCTCCAGTTGAATTAGCTCAAAGTGAAGATATTAGTCTTAAGTTTAAAGCAGCTGGATGAAATACATTACATGTTAAAAATGGTGAGGATCTAAAAGAAATTGAAAAGGCTATTTTAATAGCACAACAAAGTGATAAACCAACATATATTGAAGTTAAAACAATTATTGGAATTGGAGCAACCAATCAAGGAACTACTAAGGTTCATGGAGCACCATTGGGAACTGATATCGAAACAGTTAAAAGCTATTTTAATTGAAAAGAAGAAGAATTTAAGGTCCCCCAAGAAGTTTATAACTTTTGAAAAGAAAATGTATTAAGTAGGGGAGTTAAGAGTGAACAAGAGTGGAGTTCAAAATTTGCAAAATATCAAGCAAAAAACCCAAAATTAGCACAAGAACTTATTAACTCTATTAATAAAGAGTGAAATATTGATTTAAAAGAGTTGCAAGCATTAAATAAAAATGTAGAACAAGCAACAAGAGTAAGTTCTGGAGAAGTATTTAACTATTTAAGCAAAAATATTACCTCAATTATTGGGGGAAGTGCTGATTTATGTGAATCAACTAAAATAAAGGGTGCTGATGGAAACTATGATTTTAATAATCTAAGTGCAAGAAATATTATGTATGGAGTAAGAGAATTTGCCATGTGTGCAATTAATAATGGTATTGCACTTCATGGTGGTCTATTGCCAGTAGCTTCAGGGTTTTTTGTTTTTGCAGATTATTTAAAACCTGCTTTAAGAATGAGCGCAATTATGAAAGTTCAAACTTTAAGTATTTTCACTCATGACTCTGTGGCAGTTGGAGAAGATGGGCCAACCCATCAACCAATTGAACAATTGGCAATGTTAAGAAGTATTCCTAATTTAAGTTTATATAGACCATGCGATATGGCAGAAACTATTGCAAGTTATTATAGTGCTTTGAATAATAAAAATATTCCAAGTGTGATTGTTGCCACCAGACAAAATTTAAAAGAATTAGATCATAATAAAAATATTATTGAAGATGTAAAAAAAGGTGCTTATATTTTAAGCGAAACAAAAAATGCAAATGTTACTTTAATTGCATCAGGAAGTGAAGTTGCTTTAGCAATGGATGTAAAATCAATTTTAGAAACTAAGGGTCATAAAGTAAATGTTGTGTCAATGCCAAATATGAATGAGTTTATTAAACAATCAAAAAAATACCAAGATACTATTATTAATAGAAGTACTCAAAGATTTTCAATTGAACTTTCAACAACTTTTGGTTGACATAAATTTTTAGGTGATAATGGTAAAGCTTATGGAATCGATACATTTGGTTATTCTGCACCATTCAATGATGTTATTAAAGAAATTAAATTTACTAGCCAAGATATAGCAAAAGACATATTAACTATCTTAAAATAA
- a CDS encoding lipoprotein, with protein MKKLLGLLGAAGLVATTSATVVACGDKEVTKTDLSKMELTVASGLTEKEAKESIAKQVTAKVKDAKETTDYTISVKAATKADEGETEEALADGTEITVAATKDSKLLTGTKTIKVGNSTPEVSKKDLKDLKVEITTTSNKEDAEKAISAAIVELAKGAVLDTDYTITYKAKAADADALNEGDTFTVTAVDASTLLTGSIVITVTAAAE; from the coding sequence ATGAAAAAATTATTAGGATTATTAGGAGCAGCTGGTTTAGTTGCTACAACAAGTGCAACTGTTGTTGCATGTGGAGATAAAGAAGTAACTAAAACTGATTTATCAAAAATGGAATTAACTGTTGCTTCAGGATTAACAGAAAAAGAAGCAAAAGAATCAATTGCAAAACAAGTTACTGCTAAAGTAAAAGATGCTAAGGAAACTACAGATTACACAATTAGCGTAAAAGCAGCAACAAAAGCTGATGAGGGTGAAACTGAAGAAGCTTTAGCTGATGGAACTGAAATAACAGTTGCAGCAACAAAAGATTCAAAATTATTAACTGGTACAAAAACTATTAAAGTTGGTAATTCAACACCTGAAGTTAGCAAAAAAGATTTAAAAGATTTAAAAGTTGAAATTACAACAACTTCAAATAAAGAAGATGCTGAAAAAGCAATTAGTGCTGCAATAGTAGAACTAGCTAAAGGGGCAGTATTAGATACAGATTACACAATTACATATAAAGCAAAAGCTGCTGATGCTGATGCATTAAATGAGGGAGACACATTTACAGTAACTGCAGTAGATGCTTCAACTTTATTAACTGGTTCAATAGTAATTACAGTAACTGCTGCTGCAGAATAA
- a CDS encoding DUF896 domain-containing protein has product MEMESLLKRINELAKISKERELTAVELKERDQLRKKYITIFRKGLEQQLENVTIIDENGDIVKKKSNHSS; this is encoded by the coding sequence ATGGAAATGGAAAGTCTGTTAAAACGAATTAATGAACTTGCTAAAATCTCAAAAGAAAGAGAATTGACAGCAGTAGAGTTAAAAGAACGTGATCAGTTAAGAAAAAAATATATTACTATTTTTCGAAAGGGACTTGAACAACAGCTAGAAAATGTAACAATTATTGATGAAAATGGCGATATAGTAAAGAAAAAAAGTAACCATAGTAGTTAG
- a CDS encoding ROK family protein, with amino-acid sequence MKLILVIEVGISASKVGLVNQYGDLQAQFSVDHEKDRIIPNLYEKIIDGLETIGISYDDDIDKVGIAIPGYVDHMLGIIRYSANLELTNYNIKEEAEDLFKKQIFVINDANASALGEFWTGVAKQYDSIIFYYIDSGIGGAVITEGKLSPGSRGFAGEFGHGGGIFQTKYDCVCGLKGCIEPMSSTSGIVNHFKTSLKSKRNHPASSYFNNIETITFKEIVEVFENNEDPIEVILLLQEAVEPLVMHMAAMINALDPEAIILAGGLTQLDDHIIKIIKKNIKKYIIEMFAEELTIENAQLGNDSAMIGSAYYALNDWKIF; translated from the coding sequence ATGAAATTAATTTTAGTTATTGAAGTTGGAATTTCAGCATCAAAAGTAGGTTTAGTTAATCAATATGGTGATTTACAAGCACAATTCTCAGTTGATCATGAAAAAGATAGAATTATTCCCAATTTATATGAAAAGATTATTGATGGTTTAGAAACCATTGGTATTAGTTATGATGATGATATTGATAAAGTAGGTATTGCAATTCCAGGTTATGTTGATCATATGCTTGGGATAATTAGATATTCAGCAAATCTTGAGTTGACAAATTATAATATAAAAGAAGAAGCAGAAGATTTATTTAAAAAACAAATTTTTGTAATAAATGACGCTAATGCAAGTGCATTAGGTGAATTTTGAACTGGTGTTGCAAAACAATATGATTCAATCATTTTTTATTATATTGATAGTGGAATTGGTGGAGCTGTTATAACAGAAGGAAAGTTGTCACCTGGGTCTAGAGGATTTGCAGGAGAATTTGGTCATGGAGGAGGAATCTTTCAAACTAAGTATGACTGTGTTTGTGGCTTAAAAGGATGTATTGAACCAATGTCTTCAACATCAGGAATTGTTAATCATTTTAAAACAAGTTTAAAATCAAAAAGAAATCATCCAGCATCAAGTTATTTTAATAATATTGAAACAATAACTTTTAAAGAAATTGTTGAAGTTTTTGAAAATAATGAAGATCCAATTGAAGTGATTTTACTTTTACAAGAAGCTGTTGAGCCACTTGTTATGCATATGGCAGCAATGATAAATGCATTAGATCCAGAAGCTATTATATTGGCGGGTGGTCTAACACAATTAGATGATCATATAATAAAAATTATTAAGAAAAATATTAAAAAATACATTATTGAAATGTTTGCCGAAGAATTAACAATTGAGAATGCACAATTAGGAAATGATTCTGCAATGATTGGAAGCGCTTATTATGCATTAAATGATTGAAAAATATTCTAA
- a CDS encoding ABC transporter ATP-binding protein, which produces MLEIKNLSKSFGKYKVIKDINLEIKNGECLGILGSNGAGKTTLMELIVGQIKPSSGEILIDGEKNIYKKVGIQFQEGMWPMGVNSKILVKFFKQNWFKEIDEKTKELIKIFEIEKLLKKDLNNLSGGQKQRVNAFLAVINNPQFIFLDEMISGLDLKMQLKLMDFFRNLKSEGKTIVLISHNPEEVEELCDRVIILKNGEVYLDDRTKNIVKKYGSIRKMLIEYYKKEFEINEY; this is translated from the coding sequence ATGCTAGAAATAAAAAATTTATCAAAGAGCTTTGGAAAATATAAAGTTATTAAAGATATAAATCTTGAAATTAAAAATGGAGAGTGCCTGGGAATTTTAGGTTCCAATGGAGCAGGAAAAACAACATTAATGGAATTAATTGTTGGTCAAATAAAACCAAGTAGTGGAGAAATACTAATTGATGGAGAAAAAAATATTTATAAAAAAGTTGGAATTCAATTTCAAGAGGGAATGTGACCTATGGGAGTTAATTCTAAAATATTGGTTAAGTTCTTTAAACAAAATTGGTTTAAAGAAATAGATGAAAAAACAAAGGAATTAATTAAAATATTTGAAATAGAAAAACTATTAAAAAAAGATTTAAATAATTTGAGTGGGGGACAAAAACAAAGAGTTAATGCATTTTTAGCTGTTATAAATAATCCACAATTTATTTTTTTAGATGAAATGATTTCTGGTTTGGATTTGAAAATGCAATTAAAGCTAATGGATTTTTTTAGAAATTTAAAAAGCGAAGGAAAAACAATTGTATTAATTTCTCATAATCCAGAAGAAGTTGAAGAACTATGCGATCGAGTAATAATTTTGAAAAATGGTGAAGTTTATTTAGATGATAGAACCAAAAATATTGTAAAAAAATATGGAAGTATAAGAAAAATGTTAATTGAATATTATAAAAAAGAGTTTGAAATAAATGAATATTAA